In Arachis hypogaea cultivar Tifrunner chromosome 17, arahy.Tifrunner.gnm2.J5K5, whole genome shotgun sequence, a single window of DNA contains:
- the LOC140180705 gene encoding uncharacterized protein: protein MADFIAEMTPGNSTPESWKLHVDGSSNVTSGGAGVILESQNGVVIEQSVRYEFPVSNNQAEYEALLAGLALAREVGAKVLEVNTDSQVVSSQINGDYQTQDPLLQQYLAKVNKLKKGFKHVTIQHVPRERNARADLLSKLASTKPGHGNKSLIQEVVKSPSVSTTTNAHLTFSN from the coding sequence atggccgactttatcgccgaGATGACCCCAGGAAACTCCACCCCCGAATCGTGGAAACTACATGTTGACGGCTCATCGAACGTCACCTCTGGAGGTGCCGGAGTCATTCTTGAAAGTCAGAACGGAGTCGTAATCGAACAATCAGTACGATACGAATTTCCAGtatcgaacaaccaagcagaatatgaggccctCTTGGCAGGCCTAGCCCTAGCCCGGGAAGTCGGAGCAAAGGTCCTAGAGGTAAACACCGATTCACAGGTAGTCAGTTCCCAAATTAACGGAGACTACCAGACACAAGATCCCCTACTCCAACAATACCTCGCCAaggtaaacaaactgaaaaaagGATTCAAGCACGTTACCATACAACACGTTCCTAGGGAACGAAACGCCAGGGCCGACCTACTCTCcaaactagccagtaccaaaccaggacaCGGTAACAAATCGCTAATTCAGGAAGTCGTTAAGTCGCCCTCCGTGTCAACGACAACCAACGCTCATCTGACATTCTCAAACTAG